In Cryptomeria japonica chromosome 10, Sugi_1.0, whole genome shotgun sequence, a genomic segment contains:
- the LOC131036058 gene encoding uncharacterized protein LOC131036058, with protein MVKFGNIFVNIIIIEAELKDMESTIMDQGMTLEAFNKEKALKSRLNEILAREEVYWKQKSREGWIKEGDRNTKFFHNSVKVRRSWNKVTAIKNRANIILDKLEDINKEAMDFFSELLSKRQILDSQHQDTLLNNIPKVILDNHSQVLCKLILIDEVKQAIFSMVGDKAPRTGQFPIFFYQQFWDVVGHEVWHVVEEARINLNVEKELNCTFLSLIPKVEKPTSFGDFRPISLYNVL; from the coding sequence ATGGTTAAGTTTGGGAATATTTTTGTGAATATAATTATCATTGAAGCAGAGCTCAAGGATATGGAGTCAACTATTATGGACCAAGGAATGACATTGGAAGCCTTCAACAAGGAAAAGGCTCTCAAATCTAGGCTTAATGAAATCTTGGCTAGGGAAGAGGTATATTGGAAGCAAAAGTCTAGAGAAGGCTGGATAAAGGAAGGTGACAGGAACACAAAGTTTTTTCATAACTCTGTTAAGGTCAGGAGATCTTGGAATAAGGTGACTGCTATCAAGAATAGGGCTAACATTATTTTGGATAAATTGGAGGACATTAACAAGGAAGCAATGGATTTTTTCTCAGAGCTTCTTTCAAAGAGACAGATTTTAGACTCTCAGCATCAAGATACTCTCTTGAATAATATTCCTAAGGTTATTTTAGATAATCATAGTCAAGTCCTCTGCAAACTCATTTTGATTGATGAGGTGAAGCAGGCTATTTTTTCGATGGTGGGTGACAAGGCTCCTAGAACGGGTCAATTTCCCATTTTTTTCTACCAACAATTTTGGGATGTGGTTGGTCATGAGGTCTGGCATGTGGTGGAAGAGGCGAGAATTAATCTCAATGTTGAAAAAGAGCTAAATTGTACATTTCTttccttaatccccaaagttgagAAACCAACATCTTTTGGGGATTTTAGACCCATTTCTCTGTACAACGTGTTATAA